A single Natrinema pellirubrum DSM 15624 DNA region contains:
- a CDS encoding phosphatase PAP2 family protein has protein sequence MLAEVLTQVALVIGILLPVSVLVFIGRERLVRTRAEWRDRLRTNAPVIAVLLVVLLINRVARQTAPKLSREIGIHLTATFYNVEGEFILLFKSVETPELTAYFASVYVFGYTFLLIFPVIAYFMLSDTRIFRRLLTAYALNYAIGLLLYILIIAYGPRNVMPAELTERMLYDTNPQYQYLTREVNANTNVFPSLHTSLSATVAAFASMTRSAYPKWFPIAVVLGASVAISTMYLGIHWGIDVAAGLVLAATCVVLSDKLVDRWSLSDLFGDRLERLSDRLPRFHREE, from the coding sequence ATGCTCGCCGAGGTGCTGACACAGGTCGCCCTCGTTATCGGGATCTTGCTCCCGGTTTCGGTCCTCGTCTTTATCGGCCGTGAGCGACTCGTCCGGACTCGAGCCGAGTGGCGTGACCGCTTGCGGACGAACGCGCCGGTTATCGCCGTCTTGCTCGTCGTTCTCCTGATAAACCGCGTCGCCAGACAGACGGCACCGAAACTCTCTCGGGAGATCGGGATCCATCTGACCGCGACGTTTTACAACGTCGAGGGGGAGTTTATCCTCCTGTTCAAGTCAGTCGAGACGCCGGAGCTGACGGCATACTTCGCGTCCGTCTACGTCTTCGGCTACACGTTCCTGTTGATCTTTCCGGTCATCGCGTACTTCATGCTCTCTGATACGCGGATCTTCCGTCGGCTGTTGACCGCCTACGCCCTCAACTACGCGATCGGGCTCCTCCTGTATATCCTCATCATCGCATATGGGCCACGGAACGTGATGCCGGCCGAACTCACTGAGCGGATGCTGTACGACACGAACCCCCAGTACCAGTATCTCACCCGCGAGGTAAACGCCAACACCAACGTCTTCCCGTCGCTGCATACCTCGCTGTCGGCGACCGTCGCGGCGTTTGCGTCGATGACGCGCTCGGCGTACCCCAAGTGGTTCCCCATCGCGGTCGTGTTGGGCGCAAGCGTCGCGATCTCGACGATGTATCTGGGGATCCACTGGGGGATCGACGTCGCTGCAGGGCTGGTCCTCGCAGCGACCTGTGTCGTCCTCTCGGACAAACTGGTCGACCGCTGGTCGCTGTCCGACCTGTTCGGGGACCGCCTCGAGCGGCTCAGCGACCGACTACCCCGATTCCACCGGGAGGAGTGA
- a CDS encoding ABC transporter substrate-binding protein, producing MNGGSAAPNRTDPGDGGLSVSRRGALAAAAGLTVSTSGCIRQVRDILMPDNIQQLSLTITTLPTDSDRESIRLSRELADVFEAVGIDVSFDIRSPVDFRRTVLYDHEFDICLLEHPGGIDPDFLYEALHSVYTDESGWQNPFGYTNLTVDDSLETQRQLEGEKRREAVTDVLEEVAIEQPFVPICIPDQHRAVRTDRFDWDERALATPQGYLGLDPAPDVSTLRVTHTDSRPTTNLNPLAVDYRGHGPFVDLLYDSLAAETADGEIKPWFARSWEWDARTIDVRLRTDCPFHDGEPMTAEDVAFTYRFLADMHPDDAETSAPAPRYRGLVEAVDSVDVVHRDRLELRIDAGRPVGERALLVPILPAHIWRERASDANGPGGATIAQGTTEAVVTDNIEPIGSGPFQFVSRTEGDGLTLERFDGHFTLRSGVDLPAPSVDELTVSIDPPGSAVQRVIDDTADVTASPLGTNVVGSVDQSGSTRVLESPSWSFYCLGFNARDAPFSNPRFRRVIAQLIDKEWLVDEVFQGYARPIATPVTEEWVPESLEWNGTDPETPFLGTDGEVDEDAVEAAFESAGFRYDEQGRLRVRQ from the coding sequence ATGAACGGAGGATCAGCCGCGCCGAACCGAACGGACCCCGGTGATGGCGGCCTGAGCGTCAGTCGGCGGGGCGCCTTGGCGGCGGCGGCCGGCCTGACGGTTTCGACCAGCGGATGCATTCGGCAAGTTCGGGACATCCTCATGCCGGACAACATCCAGCAACTCTCGCTGACGATCACGACCCTCCCCACGGACAGCGACAGAGAGAGCATTCGGCTCTCCCGGGAGTTGGCCGACGTCTTCGAGGCGGTCGGCATCGACGTCTCGTTCGATATCCGATCCCCGGTCGATTTCCGTCGGACGGTGCTGTACGATCACGAGTTCGACATCTGTCTCCTCGAGCATCCGGGCGGAATCGATCCGGATTTCCTCTACGAGGCGTTGCATTCGGTCTATACCGACGAATCGGGCTGGCAGAACCCCTTCGGGTACACCAACCTGACCGTCGATGACTCCCTCGAGACCCAGCGCCAACTCGAGGGTGAAAAGCGCCGCGAGGCCGTCACGGACGTCCTCGAGGAGGTGGCGATCGAACAGCCGTTCGTCCCGATCTGTATTCCGGACCAACACCGTGCGGTCAGGACCGATCGGTTCGACTGGGACGAACGCGCGCTTGCGACCCCGCAGGGCTATCTCGGCCTCGATCCGGCACCGGACGTCTCGACGCTGCGGGTCACGCATACCGATTCCCGGCCGACGACGAACCTCAATCCGCTTGCGGTCGACTATCGGGGCCACGGTCCGTTCGTCGATCTCCTGTACGACTCGCTGGCGGCCGAAACCGCCGACGGCGAGATCAAACCCTGGTTTGCCCGCTCGTGGGAGTGGGACGCCAGGACGATCGACGTGCGACTCCGGACCGACTGTCCGTTCCACGACGGCGAGCCCATGACGGCCGAAGACGTCGCCTTTACCTATCGGTTCCTCGCGGACATGCACCCCGACGACGCCGAGACTTCTGCTCCCGCGCCCCGATACCGCGGGCTGGTCGAAGCCGTCGACTCGGTCGACGTCGTCCACCGCGATCGACTCGAGTTGCGGATCGACGCCGGCCGGCCGGTCGGTGAACGGGCGCTACTGGTCCCGATCCTCCCCGCACATATCTGGCGCGAGCGGGCGAGCGACGCGAACGGACCGGGAGGCGCGACCATCGCGCAGGGAACCACGGAAGCGGTCGTGACGGACAATATCGAACCGATCGGGAGCGGACCGTTCCAGTTCGTGAGTCGGACCGAAGGTGACGGCCTCACGCTCGAGCGGTTCGACGGCCACTTCACGCTGCGATCGGGTGTCGATCTCCCGGCACCGAGCGTCGACGAACTGACCGTCAGTATCGATCCACCAGGGTCGGCCGTCCAGCGGGTCATCGACGACACCGCTGACGTGACGGCGTCACCTCTCGGGACGAACGTCGTCGGCAGCGTCGATCAGTCCGGCAGTACTCGCGTCCTCGAGTCACCGTCGTGGTCGTTTTACTGTCTCGGGTTCAACGCGCGGGACGCGCCGTTCAGCAATCCCCGATTCCGCCGTGTCATCGCACAGTTGATCGACAAGGAGTGGTTGGTCGACGAGGTGTTCCAGGGCTACGCGCGTCCCATCGCGACGCCCGTGACCGAGGAGTGGGTTCCCGAGAGCCTCGAGTGGAACGGCACCGATCCCGAAACGCCGTTCCTCGGAACGGACGGCGAGGTCGACGAGGACGCGGTCGAGGCGGCCTTCGAGTCGGCCGGCTTCCGCTACGACGAGCAGGGCCGGCTCCGGGTCAGACAGTAG
- a CDS encoding DUF2797 domain-containing protein has translation MQLVGYEPSGRGSALLVSDGDAEIDARPLEAGDDLAYSLGERHCAGTIDESGAHVACDRPPAPYCEYHTSTWVCARCTGTCLKDEMDCYEDHAVYIAAFAPDTFKVGVTKRRRLETRLREQGADRGAHVHTVSNGRIARELEAEIAERLVDRVRTPAKVASLSATVDEAGWESVLAEFDVIDRYRFDYGLGLEARPVRETIASGTVVGVKGRLLVLETGGTAYAVDMRDLVGYDLEGGRPDRNLQSSLGSFGS, from the coding sequence GTGCAACTGGTCGGCTACGAACCGAGCGGACGGGGATCGGCGCTGCTGGTCAGCGACGGCGACGCCGAGATCGATGCTCGCCCGCTCGAGGCCGGCGACGACCTCGCGTACTCGCTCGGCGAGCGCCACTGTGCCGGTACGATCGATGAATCGGGGGCTCACGTCGCCTGCGATCGGCCGCCGGCCCCCTACTGCGAGTACCACACCAGCACGTGGGTCTGTGCCCGCTGTACCGGTACCTGCCTGAAAGACGAGATGGACTGTTACGAGGACCACGCGGTCTATATTGCCGCCTTCGCCCCCGATACGTTCAAAGTCGGCGTCACCAAGCGCCGGCGGCTCGAGACCCGACTGCGCGAACAGGGGGCCGACCGCGGGGCCCACGTCCACACCGTCTCGAACGGCCGCATCGCCCGCGAACTCGAGGCCGAGATCGCCGAGCGGCTGGTCGACCGCGTTCGGACGCCGGCGAAGGTCGCCTCGCTGTCCGCGACCGTCGATGAAGCCGGCTGGGAGTCGGTCCTCGCCGAGTTCGACGTCATCGATCGGTATCGGTTCGACTACGGGCTCGGTCTCGAGGCCCGGCCGGTCCGCGAGACGATCGCCTCGGGGACCGTCGTCGGCGTCAAGGGTCGACTACTGGTGCTGGAAACGGGCGGCACCGCCTACGCCGTCGACATGCGCGACCTCGTCGGCTACGACCTCGAGGGCGGGCGACCCGATCGGAACCTGCAGTCGTCGCTAGGGTCGTTCGGCAGCTGA
- a CDS encoding glycosyl hydrolase family 28-related protein, with amino-acid sequence MADETPRLGLGTYEPGDEWDHTDTVEAVDRHAIVRGPIADRPETGEYDDELYHATDQGITWRWDGDGGDWVYFGGRGSPERPVPGTSHFEAATMTRASTAESPVWNVEAHGIEGDGETEVGAAVHSLLETVHEAGGGIVYFPPGRYLLERTPLIGDDTILQGAGRATILEGPRPEGEEGRALLSNRGFDATGYDGASNWAVRDVRIDAPEATGIMPAHAENVRLEGIYGDRIYYHHVDVVSSKNVTVDGYRAARGGEGDSDAPVQFDNQNAGTGANGVWNGKRESLVTDDGTPTRNCTLTDFEIDPTNEPEYGVHFHRDGAESITIEDGYITGCGYAAIRADTGSRFSDLTIDAVSCLGNARGISLGHVADGRRELTISNVTIRTDDDATAAGSGLYAAGFDGATISNVVVDGEFTNAVVFDDMADLKLTGVTAKGARHQAFRFREGVDATLTTARAADCGTVGVYVGPDSSVAYGGVTFEDVGRRVEVDGDLREWVTS; translated from the coding sequence GTGGCCGACGAGACCCCGCGGCTCGGGCTCGGAACGTACGAACCGGGCGACGAGTGGGACCACACCGACACGGTCGAGGCGGTCGACCGACACGCCATCGTCCGCGGGCCGATCGCCGACCGGCCCGAGACGGGCGAGTACGACGACGAACTCTACCACGCCACCGATCAGGGGATCACCTGGCGGTGGGACGGGGACGGTGGCGACTGGGTCTACTTCGGCGGCCGGGGGAGCCCCGAGCGGCCGGTGCCCGGAACGAGCCACTTCGAGGCGGCGACGATGACCCGCGCCAGCACCGCGGAGTCGCCCGTCTGGAACGTCGAGGCTCACGGGATCGAGGGCGACGGCGAGACCGAGGTCGGCGCGGCGGTCCACTCCCTCCTCGAGACGGTCCACGAGGCCGGCGGCGGGATCGTCTACTTCCCGCCGGGACGGTACCTGCTCGAGCGGACGCCGCTGATCGGCGACGACACGATCCTGCAGGGCGCGGGCCGAGCGACGATCCTCGAGGGGCCCCGGCCCGAGGGCGAGGAGGGGCGGGCACTGCTCTCGAACAGAGGGTTCGACGCGACGGGGTACGACGGCGCGTCGAACTGGGCGGTTCGCGACGTCCGGATCGACGCGCCGGAGGCGACCGGCATCATGCCCGCCCACGCCGAGAACGTCCGACTCGAAGGGATCTACGGCGATCGCATCTACTACCACCACGTCGACGTCGTCTCCTCGAAGAACGTCACCGTGGACGGCTATCGGGCGGCCCGCGGCGGCGAGGGCGACTCCGACGCACCGGTCCAGTTCGACAACCAGAACGCGGGCACCGGCGCGAACGGGGTCTGGAACGGCAAGCGGGAGTCGCTGGTCACCGACGACGGGACCCCGACGCGGAACTGCACGCTCACGGACTTCGAGATCGATCCGACCAACGAACCTGAGTACGGGGTCCACTTCCACCGGGACGGCGCCGAGTCGATCACGATCGAAGACGGGTACATCACCGGCTGCGGGTATGCGGCTATCAGGGCCGACACCGGCTCCCGCTTCTCGGATCTGACGATCGACGCCGTCTCGTGTCTCGGCAACGCGCGGGGGATCTCGCTGGGCCACGTCGCCGACGGCCGGCGGGAGCTGACCATCAGCAACGTCACGATCAGGACCGACGACGACGCGACGGCCGCCGGATCGGGGCTGTACGCGGCCGGCTTCGACGGCGCGACGATCTCGAACGTCGTCGTCGACGGCGAGTTCACGAACGCGGTCGTCTTCGACGACATGGCCGACCTGAAGCTGACCGGAGTCACCGCGAAGGGAGCCAGACACCAAGCGTTTCGGTTCAGGGAAGGCGTCGATGCGACGTTGACGACCGCCCGCGCGGCCGACTGTGGTACCGTGGGAGTCTACGTTGGCCCGGACAGCAGCGTCGCCTACGGCGGCGTCACGTTCGAGGACGTCGGCCGGCGGGTCGAGGTCGACGGCGACCTCCGGGAGTGGGTCACGTCCTGA
- a CDS encoding BsuPI-related putative proteinase inhibitor: protein MTLEGSLETTADGSRDAVMFVFTVTNAGEAAIELDFADACKAEFLVVDDGTEVWRFSEGRAFAQMLSSDRLDPGESTTYEAEWTDPESGEYTAVAKLRARERTCEATTTVAVSD from the coding sequence ATGACCCTCGAGGGCTCGCTCGAGACGACAGCCGACGGCTCCAGAGATGCCGTCATGTTCGTGTTCACCGTGACCAACGCGGGCGAGGCGGCGATCGAACTCGATTTCGCCGACGCCTGCAAGGCGGAGTTTCTCGTTGTAGACGACGGCACCGAAGTCTGGCGGTTCAGCGAGGGACGGGCCTTCGCACAGATGCTCAGTTCGGACCGGCTCGATCCCGGCGAGTCGACGACCTACGAGGCCGAGTGGACCGATCCCGAGTCGGGCGAGTACACCGCCGTCGCGAAACTGCGGGCACGAGAGCGGACCTGCGAAGCGACGACGACGGTCGCGGTTTCGGACTGA
- a CDS encoding CbiX/SirB N-terminal domain-containing protein, translated as MQALVIAAHGSHLNPDASDPTYAHADTIRETGAFDEVREAFWKEEPHFREVIRTLESDEVFVVPLFISEGYFTEQVIPRELRLDDWDPDKWESDGTSASQATLEAEDVGKTIHYCGPVGTHDAMTDVIVQRAETATEDPDVGEGFGLSVVGHGTDRNENSAKAIEYHSDRIAERDRFDEVKALFMDEEPEVDDVTDYFESDDIVVVPLFIADGYHTQEDIPEDMGLTEDYRLGWDVPAEVDGHRIWYTGAVGTEDLMADVVLERAADAGADIGDAREAVRELAASAAESEPHAGAGAGD; from the coding sequence ATGCAAGCGCTGGTCATCGCGGCACACGGATCGCACCTGAATCCGGACGCCTCGGACCCCACCTACGCCCACGCGGACACGATCCGCGAGACGGGCGCGTTCGACGAGGTCCGCGAGGCGTTCTGGAAGGAGGAACCCCACTTCCGGGAGGTCATCCGAACGCTCGAGTCCGACGAGGTGTTCGTCGTCCCCCTGTTTATCAGCGAGGGCTACTTCACCGAGCAGGTCATCCCGCGGGAACTCCGGCTCGACGACTGGGACCCCGACAAGTGGGAGTCCGACGGCACCAGCGCCTCCCAGGCCACTCTCGAGGCGGAGGACGTGGGCAAAACGATCCACTACTGTGGGCCGGTCGGGACCCACGACGCGATGACCGACGTGATCGTCCAGCGGGCCGAGACCGCGACGGAAGACCCCGACGTCGGCGAGGGCTTTGGCCTCTCGGTCGTCGGCCACGGTACCGACCGCAACGAAAACTCCGCGAAGGCGATCGAGTACCACAGCGACCGTATCGCCGAGCGCGACCGCTTCGACGAGGTGAAGGCGCTGTTCATGGACGAGGAACCGGAGGTCGACGACGTCACCGACTACTTCGAGAGCGACGACATCGTCGTCGTCCCGCTCTTTATCGCCGACGGCTACCACACGCAGGAGGACATCCCCGAGGACATGGGCCTGACCGAGGACTACCGGCTCGGCTGGGACGTGCCGGCCGAAGTCGACGGCCACCGGATCTGGTACACCGGCGCGGTCGGCACCGAGGATCTGATGGCCGACGTCGTCCTCGAGCGGGCGGCGGACGCCGGGGCCGACATCGGTGACGCCCGGGAGGCGGTCCGCGAACTGGCCGCGTCGGCCGCCGAGTCGGAACCGCACGCGGGAGCGGGCGCGGGGGACTGA
- a CDS encoding DR2241 family protein encodes MTVTTADLDDLLERASAGVSVDGLRVEETDDGYRLATPDDEWTGLNEDELRRALDAADEYVTNWRYWQETVGGEGTARRAFLRWCERASLADAETGNATTGPWSESGEGDADAGEDPLAVPERYDALRDGIDREWGQLSITARFVDVDDPDGERVYDLWHVDDADTDLADLEVYDDPRDARELATYDGDGRYRPLKTAPTLPGGWAFTGLSGGDLVEAVEFFYPATVANWHRELRGNLDVDHWLETAERQTGIYDVIDELPREAVEWMAEACCVDSQCLRRREWEYEEGDDLDVDGGDGPFPCREPCSLVVAAARKWTTLESEEEHTYELELTTSEINQLTELIDAVAEGRTDEIREADVYDGANRYRARYLRAKRFDDEGDLEATRVDD; translated from the coding sequence GTGACGGTGACGACGGCGGATCTCGATGACCTCCTCGAGCGCGCGTCGGCGGGCGTCTCCGTCGACGGGCTCCGCGTGGAGGAGACCGACGACGGCTATCGGCTCGCGACGCCGGACGACGAGTGGACCGGCCTCAACGAGGACGAACTGCGGCGCGCACTCGACGCCGCCGACGAGTACGTCACGAACTGGCGCTACTGGCAGGAGACCGTCGGCGGGGAGGGGACCGCTCGCCGCGCGTTCCTCCGCTGGTGCGAGCGAGCGTCGCTCGCGGACGCCGAGACCGGCAACGCGACGACTGGGCCCTGGAGCGAGAGCGGAGAGGGCGATGCGGATGCCGGCGAAGATCCCCTGGCAGTGCCCGAGCGCTACGACGCGCTCCGCGACGGCATCGACCGAGAGTGGGGACAGCTCTCGATCACCGCCCGCTTCGTCGACGTCGACGACCCCGACGGGGAGCGCGTCTACGACCTCTGGCACGTCGACGACGCCGACACCGATCTCGCCGACCTCGAGGTTTACGACGATCCACGGGACGCCCGCGAACTCGCGACCTACGACGGAGACGGCCGCTACCGGCCGTTAAAGACCGCACCGACGCTGCCCGGTGGCTGGGCCTTTACCGGCCTCTCGGGTGGCGACCTCGTCGAGGCGGTCGAGTTCTTCTATCCCGCGACCGTCGCCAACTGGCACCGCGAACTGCGGGGGAACTTGGATGTCGACCACTGGCTCGAGACCGCCGAGCGCCAGACGGGGATCTACGACGTGATCGACGAACTCCCCCGCGAGGCCGTCGAGTGGATGGCCGAGGCCTGCTGTGTCGACTCACAGTGTCTCCGCCGCCGCGAGTGGGAGTACGAAGAGGGCGACGACCTCGACGTCGATGGTGGCGACGGCCCCTTCCCCTGTCGCGAGCCGTGTTCGCTCGTCGTCGCCGCCGCCCGCAAGTGGACGACCCTCGAGTCCGAGGAGGAACACACCTACGAACTCGAGTTGACGACCAGCGAGATCAACCAGCTCACGGAGCTGATCGACGCCGTCGCCGAGGGCCGTACCGACGAGATCCGCGAGGCCGACGTCTACGACGGCGCGAACCGCTACCGGGCACGATACCTCCGGGCCAAACGGTTCGACGACGAGGGCGACCTCGAGGCGACCAGAGTCGACGACTGA
- a CDS encoding DUF7524 family protein translates to MPDTEVTVHVNRESTGTLETAASALEVDGSFSLRLKGHSAPAHAHCRLAGDLERIAALEEGNYYVEPNAVTTVPVAVDADGIDGPVEGTLEVLTGYGAESITIPVTVVPGPSAVDVDDSLAEPASPEPASAEVEQPLARLIGGLEPATLAVAALGLVAIGVGGATAATIGGPVTAAGLVIVFVGVAVALLLLVR, encoded by the coding sequence ATGCCCGACACCGAGGTCACCGTTCACGTCAACCGCGAGTCCACGGGCACCCTCGAGACGGCCGCGAGCGCGCTCGAGGTCGACGGCTCGTTCTCCCTTCGATTGAAGGGCCATAGCGCGCCCGCACACGCCCACTGTCGGCTCGCCGGTGACCTCGAGCGGATCGCTGCTCTCGAAGAGGGGAACTACTACGTCGAACCGAACGCCGTCACCACCGTCCCCGTCGCCGTCGACGCCGACGGGATCGACGGACCCGTCGAGGGGACTCTCGAGGTACTCACGGGGTACGGGGCGGAATCGATCACGATTCCCGTCACCGTCGTTCCCGGCCCGTCGGCCGTCGACGTCGACGACTCGCTGGCCGAGCCGGCCAGTCCCGAGCCGGCGTCGGCCGAGGTCGAGCAGCCGCTCGCTCGACTCATCGGCGGCCTCGAGCCGGCGACGCTGGCGGTCGCCGCGCTGGGGCTGGTCGCGATCGGCGTCGGGGGCGCGACCGCCGCGACGATCGGCGGCCCCGTCACCGCGGCCGGCCTGGTGATCGTCTTCGTCGGCGTCGCCGTTGCACTCTTGTTACTCGTTCGATAA
- a CDS encoding methytransferase partner Trm112: MKESLLEILCCPLDKHDLELEDADYDGEEVVDGALVCTECGESYPIEDGIPNLLPPDMREETPA, encoded by the coding sequence ATGAAGGAGTCGCTGCTGGAGATTCTCTGCTGTCCGCTCGACAAACACGATCTGGAACTCGAGGACGCCGACTACGACGGTGAGGAGGTCGTCGACGGCGCGCTCGTCTGTACCGAGTGCGGCGAATCCTACCCCATCGAGGACGGCATCCCGAACCTGCTGCCGCCGGACATGCGCGAGGAGACCCCGGCATAG
- a CDS encoding adenylosuccinate synthase, giving the protein MTVTIVGSQLGDEGKGGVVDLYGDAADVVARYQGGDNAGHTVVHDGEKYKLSLVPSGAVRGKIGVLGNGCVVNPETLFDEIDTLRERGLDPDVRVAERAHVILPYHRALDGIEEEEKDDLAAGTTKRGIGPTYEDKAGRRGVRIGDLLDPDTLRERLEYVVPQKKALAEDVFDKETGEAFDIDHLYDTYREYGERLAEEGMTVDCGTFLQERIDAGENVMLEGAQGTSLDIDHGVYPYVTSSNPTAGGATVGTGLGPTVVGEGEVIGIVKAYLSRVGTGPLPTELGGVEGQTPDYDPDEGAAEDEEELATYIRDEGGEYGTVTGRPRRVGWLDMPMLRHAARANGFTGLAVNHVDVLAGLDEVKVGHSYEFDGEEIFTMPSTTEQWGRCEATFKSFDGWPEVDWAAVAEDGYEAIPENARTYLEYVSDELDAPVYAVGVGPGREETVVVKNPYE; this is encoded by the coding sequence ATGACCGTCACTATCGTCGGGTCGCAACTCGGCGACGAAGGCAAGGGTGGCGTCGTCGACCTCTACGGCGACGCCGCCGATGTCGTCGCCCGCTATCAGGGCGGCGACAACGCCGGCCATACCGTCGTTCACGACGGTGAGAAGTACAAACTATCGCTGGTACCCTCCGGTGCCGTCCGGGGCAAGATCGGCGTCCTCGGCAACGGCTGTGTCGTCAACCCCGAGACGCTGTTCGACGAGATCGACACGCTCCGCGAACGCGGGCTCGATCCGGACGTCCGCGTCGCCGAGCGTGCCCACGTCATCCTCCCCTATCACCGCGCGCTCGACGGGATCGAGGAGGAGGAGAAAGACGACTTGGCCGCCGGCACGACCAAACGCGGCATCGGCCCGACCTACGAGGACAAGGCCGGCCGCCGCGGCGTCCGGATCGGCGATCTGCTCGACCCCGACACGCTGCGCGAACGCCTCGAGTACGTCGTTCCCCAGAAGAAGGCCCTCGCCGAGGACGTCTTCGACAAGGAGACCGGCGAGGCGTTCGACATCGACCACCTCTATGACACCTACCGCGAGTACGGCGAGCGCCTCGCCGAGGAGGGGATGACTGTCGACTGCGGGACCTTCCTGCAAGAGCGCATCGACGCCGGCGAGAACGTCATGCTCGAGGGCGCGCAGGGGACCTCCCTCGACATCGACCACGGTGTCTACCCCTACGTCACCTCCTCGAACCCGACCGCGGGCGGGGCGACCGTCGGCACCGGCCTCGGTCCGACCGTCGTCGGCGAGGGCGAGGTCATTGGCATCGTCAAAGCCTACCTCTCGCGGGTCGGTACCGGCCCGCTGCCGACCGAACTCGGCGGTGTCGAGGGACAGACGCCCGATTACGATCCCGACGAGGGAGCCGCCGAAGACGAGGAGGAACTCGCGACCTACATCCGCGACGAGGGCGGGGAGTACGGCACCGTCACCGGCCGCCCCCGCCGCGTCGGCTGGCTCGACATGCCAATGTTGCGCCACGCGGCCCGCGCGAACGGCTTCACCGGGCTCGCAGTCAACCACGTCGACGTGCTGGCCGGCCTCGACGAGGTCAAAGTCGGCCACAGCTACGAGTTCGACGGCGAGGAGATCTTCACGATGCCCTCGACGACTGAACAGTGGGGCCGCTGTGAGGCCACGTTCAAGTCCTTCGACGGCTGGCCCGAGGTCGACTGGGCCGCGGTCGCCGAGGACGGCTACGAGGCGATCCCCGAGAACGCCCGGACCTACCTCGAGTACGTCAGCGACGAACTCGATGCGCCGGTCTACGCCGTCGGCGTCGGCCCCGGCCGTGAGGAGACCGTCGTCGTCAAGAACCCCTACGAGTAG